The Thunnus thynnus chromosome 22, fThuThy2.1, whole genome shotgun sequence genome includes a window with the following:
- the cdca9 gene encoding borealin-2 isoform X1: MPVKRTRNAGKAQMKEQLSREMRQSKLALFIQHFEKEAQERMNELEGKMENMLATVDKVFKVELMKMPPSLQNTRLVDLISEEEISASDVSIAMRNESLEMRQPLRVPRKRVKSIDSTPVQSTPAAQKSSVKTSKGGKGTKRTRTLVGSNSTGNVRGSSVTAKRTQSFLSKTNNEATATKPKLRSVVSAGDLQCSLAGSAAHITVTTARGQTVCFSDETKDEINFDLLDDVAWCQIQKLTRLMEYLSGRSRCQR; encoded by the exons ATGCCGGTGAAGCGGACGAGAAACGCAGGTAAAGCCCAGATGAAGGAGCAGCTGAGCAGAGAGATGCGACAGAGCAAACTGGCGCTCttcattcaacattttgagaaagaAG CACAGGAGCGTATGAACGAGCTGGAGGGCAAAATGGAGAACATGTTGGCAACAGTAGACAAAGTCTTCAAAGTGGAGCTGATGAAGATGCCTCCTTCGCTTCAGAACACAAGATTAGTGGATTTAATAAGCG AGGAAGAAATCTCAGCAAGTGATGTGTCAATTGCCATGAGG AATGAATCCCTGGAGATGCGGCAGCCCCTCAGGGTACCCAGGAAAAGAG TGAAATCAATTGACTCTACACCGGTTCAGTCCACCCCAGCAGCTCAGAAGTCCTCAGTCAAGACCTCTAAG ggAGGAAAAGGAACAAAAAGGACCAGAACATTAGTTGGTAGCAACAGCACTGGAAACGTCAG GGGTTCTTCAGTCACTGCCAAAAGGACTCAAAGCTTCTTGTCCAAGACCAATAATGAGGCCACAGCAACCAAACCTAAACTCAG GTCTGTCGTCTCTGCTGGTGATTTGCAGTGTTCACTGGCAGGATCTGCTGCACACATCACTGTAACCACAGCACGGGGACAG ACTGTCTGCTTTTCTGACGAGACCAAGGATGAAataaactttgacctgctggatGATGTGGCATGGTGTCAGATTCAGAAGCTCACG agACTGATGGAATATTTGTCAGGGCGAAGCCGCTGCCAGCGATGA
- the cdca9 gene encoding borealin-2 isoform X2 translates to MPVKRTRNAGKAQMKEQLSREMRQSKLALFIQHFEKEAQERMNELEGKMENMLATVDKVFKVELMKMPPSLQNTRLVDLISEEEISASDVSIAMRNESLEMRQPLRVPRKRVKSIDSTPVQSTPAAQKSSVKTSKGGKGTKRTRTGSSVTAKRTQSFLSKTNNEATATKPKLRSVVSAGDLQCSLAGSAAHITVTTARGQTVCFSDETKDEINFDLLDDVAWCQIQKLTRLMEYLSGRSRCQR, encoded by the exons ATGCCGGTGAAGCGGACGAGAAACGCAGGTAAAGCCCAGATGAAGGAGCAGCTGAGCAGAGAGATGCGACAGAGCAAACTGGCGCTCttcattcaacattttgagaaagaAG CACAGGAGCGTATGAACGAGCTGGAGGGCAAAATGGAGAACATGTTGGCAACAGTAGACAAAGTCTTCAAAGTGGAGCTGATGAAGATGCCTCCTTCGCTTCAGAACACAAGATTAGTGGATTTAATAAGCG AGGAAGAAATCTCAGCAAGTGATGTGTCAATTGCCATGAGG AATGAATCCCTGGAGATGCGGCAGCCCCTCAGGGTACCCAGGAAAAGAG TGAAATCAATTGACTCTACACCGGTTCAGTCCACCCCAGCAGCTCAGAAGTCCTCAGTCAAGACCTCTAAG ggAGGAAAAGGAACAAAAAGGACCAGAAC GGGTTCTTCAGTCACTGCCAAAAGGACTCAAAGCTTCTTGTCCAAGACCAATAATGAGGCCACAGCAACCAAACCTAAACTCAG GTCTGTCGTCTCTGCTGGTGATTTGCAGTGTTCACTGGCAGGATCTGCTGCACACATCACTGTAACCACAGCACGGGGACAG ACTGTCTGCTTTTCTGACGAGACCAAGGATGAAataaactttgacctgctggatGATGTGGCATGGTGTCAGATTCAGAAGCTCACG agACTGATGGAATATTTGTCAGGGCGAAGCCGCTGCCAGCGATGA